A single genomic interval of Coccidioides posadasii str. Silveira chromosome 1, complete sequence harbors:
- a CDS encoding uncharacterized protein (EggNog:ENOG410PH9D~COG:S~BUSCO:6139at33183), protein MTCDSERPCTRCIKRNIGHLCHDEPRETSRRAKGEQDIQSVEEDGGKANNDFGNNQKMNRKLSGSSINDQLLGDGSIALQSQGGQDISTAAGQVNQQQLLGYNDWPFGLQNQFQDMHTFHPSYMFNAPEVTNEYNLLNDFLSTSLLDESAMYQGDDTPGLYSDMAFMNTMGTNLPGSGPFVQPQQAQQSSMAPPQYLTTSQSQAAQGNAIQRPNSTVGNDKAKETYYMTAADPSGTDPPEERMNKLLKAKYDAGLLKPFNYVNGYARLNKYMEEHLQPASRQKILRQLDKFRPKFRERMQSLTDIELVLVEMWFERSLMEYDRVFASMAIPACCWRRTGQIFRGNKEMAQLIDVPIESLRDGKLAIHEIIVEDQLVSYWEKFGAIAFDSSQKAMLTSCTLKSPDPKSPKQGIQCCFSFTIRRDPHNIPSIIVGNFLPTKRTDR, encoded by the exons TGCGACTCG GAACGTCCATGCACTCGATGTATAAAGCGCAACATCGGCCACTTGTGTCATGATGAACCCCGGGAAACCTCAAGGCGGGCCAAGGGCGAACAAGACATACAGTCTGTCGAAGAAGACGGCGGCAAAGCGAATAATGATTTTGGGAACAATCAGAAGATGAATAGGAAGTTGTCCGGGTCTTCTATAAACGACCAACTATTAGGAGACGGCAGCATCGCGTTACAGTCCCAGGGTGGACAAGATATTTCCACCGCGGCTGGCCAGGTGAACCAACAACAGC TACTAGGCTATAACGACTGGCCGTTTGGGCTCCAGAATCAGTTCCAGGATATGCACACATTCCATCCGTCATACATGTTTAATGCTCCCGAAGTTACAAACGAATACAACTTGCTTAACGATTTCCTCAGCACGAGTTTATTGGACGAATCCGCGATGTATCAAGGAGACGACACGCCCGGATTGTATTCCGATATGGCGTTCATGAATACTATGGGGACGAATTTGCCGGGTTCCGGGCCGTTTGTCCAACCGCAACAAGCACAACAATCGTCAATGGCCCCTCCTCAGTACCTGACAACATCTCAATCACAGGCCGCTCAGGGCAACGCCATTCAACGGCCGAATAGCACGGTAGGGAACGATAAAGCGAAGGAGACATATTACATGACGGCTGCAGATCCCTCCGGAACCGATCCCCCCGAAGAAAGGATGAACAAGCTCCTTAAAGCTAAATACGATGCTGGGTTGCTTAAACCGTTCAACTACGTGAACGGTTATGCTCGCCTCAATAAGTATATGGAAGAGCACCTCCAGCCGGCTTCTCGACAAAAGATTTTACGTCAGCTCGATAAGTTTAGGCCAAAGTTCCGGGAACGCATGCAGAGCCTCACAGACATCGAGCTAGTTTTGGTGGAGATGTGGTTCGAGCGAAGCCTGATGGAGTATGACCGTGTATTCGCGAGCATGGCCATTCCTGCGTGTTGTTGGCGCCGAACAGGACAGATTTTCAGAGGAAACAAGGAGATGGCCCAACTTATTGACGTGCCAATTGAGTCATTGAGAGAC GGTAAACTTGCCATTCACGAAATAATAGTCGAGGACCAGCTCGTTAGCTACTGGGAAAAGTTTGGTGCAATTGCATTTGATAGCTCGCAAAAGGCTATGCTCACCAGTTGCACTCTGAAGAGCCCAGACCCGAAGAGCCCTAAGCAGGGTATTCAGTGTTGCTTTTCATTTACCATACGTCGCGATCCCCATAACAT ACCCTCTATCATTGTTGGGAACTTTTTACCCACGAAGCGAACAGACAGGTAG
- a CDS encoding uncharacterized protein (EggNog:ENOG410PXM0~BUSCO:1963at33183), with amino-acid sequence MELHRKSRREQLKSITDLAESLYVDVGGNGSPCNITAQSKFTALRQHIETASRITRVPESSAREALDAMGTKLWNACTRSMRKDGLADDIVKFLSQVRAFAFLILECAATRQRDDCSDEIRLLRTALKTAKSCIVLSQFDIGLKILEKAALREEKLSTECSNAGERDDISLKLSAEYYILRIHLAWKQSRLDFAEHMLSKLPHQALQQDAVLVEQLSSLLFEVGKFLVEKKEYHEADKWLQRALETLSQRQLDMLSPDASDMRLCIIHGLVRANNALHTADSRIKVTRLLSILENEYGHRPEVMLLHLDVIQTQKDPDCKQYYDRLCAFLKTASASELNFKLIVHHIHQLRNCNSDLATDTLEQLILERLAPYGNETFLERGFVTYVWMKTASPGVSDGVESLQGIVTKLMEAWKLPLSGEAAHASLILIWKKVAAAFDHKDYDTARNWCQLALHPLFANSGESNKCKIERRLIVCALECKAPGIAREVFSRLSEACKSEALTRYLMYRVALQDEDTDLARNCLEIICKFDTERQTYLLACVAEALHSGADRQAAIVLQQILDHLDSISTRQLHFPALLRCTARLLITQLSHSESHRPDLVGQICKTFDSSVSRNALDLGQLTVLELEWFSRNSYNLALQYCTTWGPHHVLRLLDACIKIIALYPENLGIEARRDIEQRNILCHFLAAVIEVAQARTHNDSEVQNQFYLNARAHIQGFRKVALPLFEQLSNDESLAALTEKRRTLFAFDFEAAVRLKQWSNLSEMLNESRKIADEMLYSLFADAVLSSEAPVEVMLKTSEQILTQVSQERKHQNLEKISRWVRCVFQLSIKSNAAVAESILDQAYILARDGPEYQKHEENSEAHPNTESVSRHTYPDEELEWLSTTAFNLAIDFYLASDDMASQRWYGKALDLARLLHDNGVLWKTLQEKFGRLTWDD; translated from the exons ATGGAACTACACCGGAAATCCCGCAGGGAGCAATTGAAGTCTATCACAG ATCTTGCAGAATCTCTGTACGTAGACGTCGGTGGAAACGGCAGCCCCTGCAATATAACTGCACAAAGCAAATTCACAGCCCTCCGTCAACATATCGAAACTGCCTCGCGGATAACACGGGTGCCTGAATCATCAGCTAGAGAAGCACTGGATGCTATGGGGACAAAGCTTTGGAATGCATGTACTAGGAGTATGAGAAAGGATGGACTGGCGGACGACATCGTTAAGTTCCTAAGTCAAG TTAGAGCGTTTGCATTCTTGATACTAGAATGCGCTGCCACACGACAGAGGGATGACTGTTCAG ATGAAATCCGTCTTCTCAGAACGGCATTGAAAACTGCGAAATCTTGCATAG TGCTCAGTCAATTCGACATCGGTCTGAAAATACTCGAAAAGGCAGCGTTGAGAGAAGAAAAGCTCTCCACAGAATGTAGCAATGCCGGAGAAAGGGATGATATTTCGCTCAAGTTATCGGCTGAGTATTATATTCTGCGCATTCATCTG GCATGGAAGCAGAGCCGGCTCGACTTTGCGGAGCATATGCTTTCCAAGCTTCCGCATCAGGCCCTTCAGCAGGATGCGGTCTTGGTAGAGCAGCTTTCGAGTCTTCTTTTCGAAGTTGGCAAATTTCTGGTGGAAAAGAAAGAGTATCATGAAGCGGATAAATGGTTGCAGAGAGCACTGGAGACACTTTCGCAAAGGCAGCTAGATATGTTAAGTCCCGATGCAAGTGATATGAGACTGTGTATTATCCATGGGCTTG TGCGGGCGAACAATGCTTTACATACAGCAGACTCGAGGATAAAAGTAACTCGATTGCTCAGTATCCTTGAAAAT GAATACGGTCATAGGCCAGAAGTGATGCTTTTGCATCTAGATGTGATACAGACACAAAAGGATCCGGATTGTAAACAATATTATGATC GCCTCTGTGCTTTTCTTAAAACGGCTTCGGCAAGCGAGTTGAATTTTAAACT GATCGTCCATCATATCCACCAATTACGAAATTGCAA TAGTGATCTGGCCACGGATACCTTAGAACAACTAATTCTTGAGCGATTGGCTCCTTATGGAAATGAAACATTTCTTGAAAGAGGCTTCGTTACGTATGTCTGGATGAAGACTGCGAGTCCGGGCGTAAGTGACGGCGTTGAGTCACTCCAGGGAATCGTGACAAAGTTGATGGAGGCTTGGAAATTGCCACTGTCTGGGGAGGCTGCTCATGCATCTTTAATT TTAATATGGAAGAAAGTCGCCGCAGCTTTTGACCATAAAGATTATGATACTGCCCGGAACTGGTGCCAACTAGCGCTTCATCCGCTCTTTGCAAATTCAGGGGAAAGCAACAAGTGCAAAATAGAAAG GAGGTTAATTGTGTGCGCTTTGGAATGCAAAGCTCCGGGAATAGCGCGAGAAGTATTCTCCAGATTATCTGAAGCTTGCAAATCGGAGGCCTTGACGAGATACCTCATGTACAGGGTGGCTCTGCAGGATGAAGATACGGATCTAG CTCGAAACTGTTTGGAAATCATATGCAAATTTGATACAGAGCGGCAGACGTACTTACTGGCTTGTGTTGCTGAAGCTCTTCATAGCGGTGCTGACCGACAAGCTGCAATTGTCTTGCAGCAGATTCTCGACCATTTAGATAGCATTTCAACCCGGCAATTACACTTCCCTGCCCTTCTTCG GTGTACTGCTCGGCTTCTGATAACTCAGTTAAGTCACAGTGAATCCCATAGGCCAGACCTTGTGGGCCAAATATGCAAAACATTTGACAGTT CTGTGTCGCGCAATGCTCTCGACCTTGGCCAACTCACTGTTCTTGAGCTTGAATGGTTCTCTCGCAACAGCTATAATCTTGCGCTGCAATACTGTACGACGTGGGGCCCTCATCATGTTTTGCGCCTCTTGGATGCCTGTATAAAG ATCATAGCTCTGTACCCAGAGAATTTAGGCATAGAAGCCCGAAGAGATATTGAGCAGCGAAACATTTTATGTCATTTCCTAGCAGCCGTAATAGAGGTAGCACAAGCAAGGACGCATAACGATTCCGAAGTCCAG AACCAATTCTATCTTAATGCTAGAGCGCATATACAGGGATTTCGAAAGGTAGCGTTGCCTCTCTTCGAACAATTATCAAATGATGAGTCCCTAGCTGCATTAACGGAAAAGCGTCGAACCTTATTTGCATTCGATTTCGAGGCAGCCGTTAGGTTGAAACAATGGAGTAATCTGAGTGAAATGTTGAATGAATCTCGGAAGATTGCGGATGAAATGCTCTATAGTCTCTTTGCAGACGCAGTCCTAAGTTCCGAGGCGCCCGTCGAGGTGATGCTTAAAACATCAGAG CAAATACTCACACAAGTGTCACAAGAGAGGAAGCACCAAAACCTGGAAAAGATCTCCCGATGGGTTAGGTGTGTTTTCCAGCTTTCAATCAAATCAAATGCTGCAGTTGCGGAATCAATACTCGATCAAGCATACATATTAGCTCGAGATGGGCCTGAATACCAAAAACATGAAGAAAATAGTGAGGCGCATCCAAACACAGAATCAGTTTCTCGACATACTTACCCAGATGAGGAACTCGAATGGTTATCAACGACGGCGTTCAATCTTGCTATTGACTTCTATTTGGCATCTGATGATATGGCAAGTCAGCGATGGTATGGAAAAGCGCTTGACCTAGCCCGCTTACTGCATGATAATGGTGTCCTGTGGAAGACCCTGCAGGAGAAATTTGGGAGGTTAACTTGGGATGATTAA